DNA sequence from the Flavobacteriales bacterium genome:
GAAACTAGTTCCATTTACAACAGTTTCTTCTATTGAGTTCGACACAACTAATTTCAGATTTACCCCAAACCAACTACTTGAGTCTATCGTAAATATAAACGCATCATTAAAATTCGATTGGCTATTATAATACGAAGTCGAATAGCCAGGCGCCACTCCGGTAAGCTTATACTCCCCGTTGCAAATATTTTTAATCGAAAAACTACCATTTAGAATATTCGAAGTTGAATCTAAATACAACGTACTATCCTCACTATCTACCAAATAAACTGTTCCAGAAGAAATCAAATTATCACCTCCTAGTAACGTGCCTTCTATGTAATTCTCACATACAATTTCTGGCGGTTCGGCTAATCCAACAGAACCTACTAAGGTAACTTCACACCCCCCGTTATCAATAACCAGAACCTCGTAAGAGTCTCCTTCGCAAAGCTGATTCACAGAACTATTAAAACTTTCGCTTGACCATTGATATGTGTATGGACTCCCAAATCCTCCAAATAAATCAACAGTCATGATTCCCGAGCAATCTCCTTGATCATCTTCAATAATAATATCACCAGATAAAATCGGTGCCGAAACAGGTACTGTTATTGTCATTGTATCAACATTTAAGTCAAAATCCATAACAGACACAGTGTAATTTCCTGGGGATAAAGAGGTCATTGTATCTATTTCAAAATACATATTGTTAAACACTACTCCATTTGACCAGCTAACCTGGTACGGTGGAAAATTGCCACTTATTTCGAACTCAATAAATCCTGATGCACTTCCAGTACATGTACCATGTACATTTAAAACAGTAATCGATTGTGCACTATTCTGATTTGAAACAAGTACAAAAACTAAAATCCAAAGCGCATTATGTAAGAATCTATTTCCCATATCTAATTATCTGTCAACATATATTGAATTCCGAATCCTGCTCCAAGAAAATATCTCTTTTGGTGTGGATTATAATCTCCTTTCCCGAATGGGCTAAATGCATGCCTGTAAGACAAGCCCAACTTCACAGACACCCGTTTAT
Encoded proteins:
- a CDS encoding T9SS type A sorting domain-containing protein, which codes for MGNRFLHNALWILVFVLVSNQNSAQSITVLNVHGTCTGSASGFIEFEISGNFPPYQVSWSNGVVFNNMYFEIDTMTSLSPGNYTVSVMDFDLNVDTMTITVPVSAPILSGDIIIEDDQGDCSGIMTVDLFGGFGSPYTYQWSSESFNSSVNQLCEGDSYEVLVIDNGGCEVTLVGSVGLAEPPEIVCENYIEGTLLGGDNLISSGTVYLVDSEDSTLYLDSTSNILNGSFSIKNICNGEYKLTGVAPGYSTSYYNSQSNFNDAFIFTIDSSSWFGVNLKLVVSNSIEETVVNGTSFKVYPNPSKGLITFGLPEEEVIRTIQVFNIAGERVGFGEFDEINQIDISLQSEGMYFIHVRTSDRIYSERVLLLK